The Mangrovimonas cancribranchiae nucleotide sequence CTTGTTTTTTGATGTGATGGTAAAGTATTACCAACATCTGGTTTAAATTGAATAAAATTAGTAGCTTCTTGGGCGTTTTGCCAAACTTTATCATCAATAATACCATCTATTTTAGGCGGTGTTGTGGTGCGTTTTATATTAAGATGCTTTTTTTCTTGGGCTTGTACACTAATAAGGGTAATAAAAAAATATATGAAGACGGTTGCCAGTCTCATTGTTAATTGGGATTGTTTAGTTATTAATTACCATAAAGACTATGGTATTACACATATGTTACAGACTTAGTCGCAAAACTAGGTTTGTTTTTTGATTTTAGGTGCTAAGTAAACGTTAAAACATTGTTGCTTGTATAAAGGCGTGTAACACTTATGCTGTCATTTTTTTTAGCTACTTTTATACTTTATAAGACCCATATTTTATGTTATATAAACATTTTGAAGAGTATAATATGCAAGTAACCGACGATGTTAAAGATCGTTATAAACATATTATAGAAGATTTAGGAGAAGATACATCTAGACAAGGATTATTAAAAACACCCGAACGGGCCTCGAAAGCTATGCAGTTTCTAACACAAGGGTATCATCAAGATGCAGCTGAAATTTTACGTAGTGCCATGTTTGATGAATCGTACAACGAGATGGTAATCGTAAAAGATATCGAGTTGTACTCGTTATGCGAACACCATATGTTGCCATTTTTTGGGAAAGCTCATATAGCTTATATCCCAAATGGAAAAATAGTAGGCCTAAGTAAAATACCTAGAATTGTTGATGTTTTTGCAAGACGCTTACAAGTTCAAGAACGCCTTACCGAACAAATATTAGATTGTATAAACGATACTTTAAAACCTCAAGGTGTTGCCGTAGTTATAGAAGCTTCGCATATGTGTATGATGATGCGTGGCGTACAAAAACAAAATTCTGTGACAACTACTTCAGGGTTTAGAGGGCAATTTGAAAAAATTGAAACCCGCAATGAATTTTTAAAACTTATTAGTGAAAAGCTGTCTTAAGTTTGGTGTGATTTTTGTCACAATATCTATAAACCAAAACATTATAATGAATGACAAAATATAAAAAACTAGGTTTAAGCTTACTTTTTGATGCTTGTGGTTATATCTCTTTTGTTTTTCCACCTTTTGATTTTGTTTGGGCACCTCTTTCCGCATGGATTATGACCAAATTATATAAAGGCAAACAAGGAAAAATAGCTGCAGTAATCTCTTTTATTGAAGAAGCTTTGCCGTGGTTGGATGTTATACCAACCTTTACCTTAATGTGGTTGTATACTTATGTGTTTAAAAATAATGAGAAAACAACATTCATTGATTAGAGGTCTATTATAAACTTTTAATACGTTACTTTTTACAAACTTTAAAAGTATTTAATCCATTTTGATTTACTTTTTCGTTTGTATTCACCAAACTTTTTTACAGGCAAGTACATTAAAAAACTTAATATTACAGCAATGAGCCAAACAAGCCATAAGTTATCAACTCCAAAATAGTTGCCTTTATTTTTTCCAAAAATGACTAAAAGTATATTGTATAACGCTAATAATACATAAAGGTGTAAAACATAAAAAAACATGGGAGATCCTCCAAAAGTCTTAAGAATGTCTGTTGTTTTTGATTCATATTTTTCAAATATGACTAATAAGTAAGTTCCTATAGCCATTGTAAATAATAGAAAATCTAACGATGGTGGATATTTAGTATAGTTTAAAAAAGACATTATAGTTTTTGTAATAGTATCTTGTGTTTTCCATGCTAGGGTTTCACCATAAAAATTAAACCCTCTTAAAATCACTAATAAACCTAAGCAAGATATTGAGACAATTCTAAGTATTTTAAATCTTTGATTAGGTTTAATATTTTGGTTATAAATAGAACCTGAAAAGTAACCAATGCATATTAAACCAAGCCATGGCAATACAGGATATGAAACTTTAATATTAGCAAAATTATTAGTGTTTAGCATACCGCGGTCGTGTAAAATGGTCCAAATATTATAAAACCAATCATTACTATTAAACTCGATACCCGACAATGCATTATGTCCAAAAATAATAACACCTCCAATGAGTGCTATATATATATTAGGTAATTTAATTATAGCTGCAAGAAAGAGCATACTAAGACCAATAGCCCACATAACTTGTAAGTACAGGGTTTCATAATAACCAAACCAAGAAAAGTTGATAATTGTAATTTCTAAAACAATAATAAAAAGCCCTCTTTTAAAAAGAAAAGCCCTAGCCGAGCGTTTTGGCTTATTATTAGGGTTTTCATATAACCATGCTGAAAGTCCTGTAAGAAAAATAAATACAGGAGCACATATATGAGCTGACAATCTTGTAAAAAATAGCCCAGTATTTGTTGTTGATATATCCATAGGATCTAATACTTGAGCGTGTAAAAAGACGCGTTCTCTAACATGATCGACTAACATAATTAACATGACTAATCCACGAAGAGCATCGATTGATGTTATGCGATATTTAATATTTTGTGTTTTCATAATGAAGTAAGGTTTTATCACACAAAAGTTTTTTGGATGATTAAACCATATAAATAAACACCTCGAAAATTTTCGAGGTGTTTTATATTTTAAACTGTATTACAAGAGAATTTTTACTCTACATCTATAGGGAATGTTACTTGAACATCTGTACTTCCTCCTGCACCTGTAGCAGTACCATTGTTTGGTTTAGTTGGCTCATGCTTTAACACAATAGTTAAACTACCTGTTCCTACTGCACCTGTTTCTAATGTAGATATTATCCCTATAGGGTTTCCGTTTTCATCAGTATCCGTTTTTGTTACTACAATATCACTTATTGTTGAAGTAATAAAAAACTCGTGCGCGTCACCTTCTTCTTCAACTTCTACTGTAATATCTTCTGCAGGATCTTCAGTTTCGTTCAATAATTCAATAGTCCCAGAGTACATTGTATTAGCCGCCAACGATCCTGAAACAGTAGTTACACCATCGGTACCACCTTCGCCGTCTAAGTCTTGAAATGTTAATGTAACAGTATTTGTACCATCTGTTAAAGTATAATTTACAGTTGTTATTAGTTCTTCTTCATGATCATGGTCGTGATCATGGTCATGATGATCTCCATCATCATCACTCGAGCAACTTACTATAGTTAAACTTGAAATTAAAAGTAAAGCTAATATTTTAATTGTTTTTATAGATTTTAAATCTTTCATGGTTTTGTGTTTTATTGTTTTTAATAATTTATTTTTATTTTTAAATTAAAGTTTCTCCCCAATTCATCTGCAAAATATCTAAGTCTATTTAGATGCTCTCGATACGATGTATTGAATAGGTTTTCTATATTGAACTCTAATTTTAAATGCCCTTCTTTAAAGGCTTTGAAAGTCATGGAACTATTAAAGCTAAATAAAGAATAGGTAGATGGTGTAGAACTAATGTCTACATAAACATCTTCTTGTAATATAGGGTTGAAGGTGTAAAAATTGTAATCAGGATATCTTTTTTGTTGTAATACAGTTTTA carries:
- the folE gene encoding GTP cyclohydrolase I FolE translates to MLYKHFEEYNMQVTDDVKDRYKHIIEDLGEDTSRQGLLKTPERASKAMQFLTQGYHQDAAEILRSAMFDESYNEMVIVKDIELYSLCEHHMLPFFGKAHIAYIPNGKIVGLSKIPRIVDVFARRLQVQERLTEQILDCINDTLKPQGVAVVIEASHMCMMMRGVQKQNSVTTTSGFRGQFEKIETRNEFLKLISEKLS
- a CDS encoding type 1 periplasmic binding fold superfamily protein; the protein is MKDLKSIKTIKILALLLISSLTIVSCSSDDDGDHHDHDHDHDHEEELITTVNYTLTDGTNTVTLTFQDLDGEGGTDGVTTVSGSLAANTMYSGTIELLNETEDPAEDITVEVEEEGDAHEFFITSTISDIVVTKTDTDENGNPIGIISTLETGAVGTGSLTIVLKHEPTKPNNGTATGAGGSTDVQVTFPIDVE
- a CDS encoding heparan-alpha-glucosaminide N-acetyltransferase domain-containing protein, translating into MKTQNIKYRITSIDALRGLVMLIMLVDHVRERVFLHAQVLDPMDISTTNTGLFFTRLSAHICAPVFIFLTGLSAWLYENPNNKPKRSARAFLFKRGLFIIVLEITIINFSWFGYYETLYLQVMWAIGLSMLFLAAIIKLPNIYIALIGGVIIFGHNALSGIEFNSNDWFYNIWTILHDRGMLNTNNFANIKVSYPVLPWLGLICIGYFSGSIYNQNIKPNQRFKILRIVSISCLGLLVILRGFNFYGETLAWKTQDTITKTIMSFLNYTKYPPSLDFLLFTMAIGTYLLVIFEKYESKTTDILKTFGGSPMFFYVLHLYVLLALYNILLVIFGKNKGNYFGVDNLWLVWLIAVILSFLMYLPVKKFGEYKRKSKSKWIKYF